The Clarias gariepinus isolate MV-2021 ecotype Netherlands chromosome 28, CGAR_prim_01v2, whole genome shotgun sequence DNA window GCTTTGTGAAAGTAGCACGATGTCAGGAAGAGGTAAAGGCGGGAAAGGACTCGGGAAGGGAGGCGCCAAGCGTCACCGTAAAGTTCTCCGCGATAACATCCAGGGAATCACCAAGCCCGCTATTCGCCGTTTGGCGCGCCGTGGCGGAGTGAAACGTATTTCCGGCCTGATCTACGAGGAGACTCGCGGTGTTCTCAAGGTATTTCTGGAGAACGTCATCCGCGATGCTGTCACCTACACCGAGCATGCTAAGAGAAAGACCGTCACCGCCATGGATGTGGTGTACGCGCTGAAACGCCAGGGCCGCACCCTGTACGGCTTCGGCGGTTAAACACTCCAACGGCTAACGAAGCGAATAcaacggctcttttaagagccacccacaTCTCCAGCAAAAGAGCCAGCcaattttaagtgtgtgtgtaaaaatgtattttaggcTTATACACCGTGTACAAAATAATACCGTTTAAAACTTTCATAACACTTGTAACGATATATGCGGGCAGTTGAGGGAGCTAGATAAAGAAATTTAAAGTCAATCTCTCGGACACAGTCTGAAGTCTGTGTTCGAGTGTTCAACTTATCGAAATAATCGGGAAAGCGTTTTCAGAATCCATTTAAAGCATCACAAGACATGAACAAAGCATTTAAAGTTTGGTACACACACTAGTTACACTGAAAGACTgaaagatattt harbors:
- the LOC128516163 gene encoding histone H4; this translates as MSGRGKGGKGLGKGGAKRHRKVLRDNIQGITKPAIRRLARRGGVKRISGLIYEETRGVLKVFLENVIRDAVTYTEHAKRKTVTAMDVVYALKRQGRTLYGFGG